Proteins encoded by one window of Misgurnus anguillicaudatus chromosome 4, ASM2758022v2, whole genome shotgun sequence:
- the rbp4 gene encoding retinol-binding protein 4: MLRLCVALGLLATCWAQECLVSNFTVKQDFDKYKFQGPWYAVAKKDPVGLFLLDNIVATYKVEEDGTMTAAANGRVIILNNWELCANMFGTFENTENPAKFKLRYWGAASYLQTGYDDHWVIDTDYENYAIHYSCRELDYNGTCLDGYSFIFSRHPEGLRPEDQRIVTEKKQEICLLGKYRRVAHTGFCDTV; the protein is encoded by the exons ATGCTGAGATTGTGTGTAGCTCTGGGTTTGTTGGCCACATGTTGGGCACAAGAATGTCTGGTCAGCAACTTTACCGTCAAACAAGACTTTGACAAATATAAA TTTCAAGGGCCGTGGTATGCTGTGGCCAAGAAAGACCCGGTTGGACTTTTCCTTCTGGACAACATAGTGGCCACATATAAAGTAGAGGAGGACGGGACCATGACAGCGGCTGCTAACGGTCGAGTTATCATTCTGAA TAACTGGGAGTTGTGCGCAAACATGTTTGGTACTTTTGAAAATACTGAAAATCCGGCCAAATTTAAGCTGAGGTACTGGGGAGCTGCTTCGTATCTCCAGACTGGAT ATGATGACCACTGGGTCATTGACACAGACTATGAGAATTACGCCATACATTACTCCTGTAGAGAACTGGATTATAATGGCACCTGTCTGGACGGATACTCCTTCATCTTTTCCCGACATCCAGAAGGCCTCAGGCCTGAAGATCAGAGGATTGTCACAGAGAAGAAACAGGAGATTTGTCTGCTGGGCAAATACAGACGTGTTGCGCACACAG GTTTCTGTGACACGGTCTGA
- the cep55l gene encoding centrosomal protein of 55 kDa, protein MAARGAKEALVNKLGFKNSSSRSADSEMEKLKRENEMLKRSVEQMKRAGKHSDPDRAKLLERILSLETLREKNTQQLLDKDQEMSRLRQQLRETHGDVVSSLQEQLQHAKTKEIQYQALAKETEDLKNKYCVVSQRCEELEKQKTQVQIQSGEMSVVQEQLKDALEKNQSWLVYDQQREAYVQGLLVRITQLETQLNDANQALQQHKEADSNGESGQMLEAEQTRAGRIQAELDDVRKRYEEKSKEVTEIREQLQEERRSSREERKSSAERVNRLHCELKTNNDRLEEERKRVSELLQQVNVLQTSLMKQQEEQKRLTLLEQQVKLSAKESENEKLDRQTLQHQLHKVLKELRKARDQIARLESSKQRDSRFSEPSSYNRMDFERLTIEDRTTSPSKGHNLLDESILECPNCGASYPTSQHRELLAHIDYCFN, encoded by the exons ATGGCCGCGCGCGGAGCTAAAGAAGCTCTGGTGAATAAACTGGGTTTTAAAAACAGCAGCTCGAGATCAGCAGATAGTGAGATGGAGAAACTGAAGAGAGAGAATGAGATGTTGAAGAGAAGTGTGGAGCAAATGAAAAGAGCTGGAAAACATTCAGATCCTGACAGAGCCAAACTCCTGGAG AGGATTTTATCTCTAGAGACATTAAGAGAGAAGAACACACAGCAGCTGCTGGACAAAGATCAAGAGATGTCCAGACTGAGGCAACAACTCCGGGAGACACACGGAGATGTGGTGTCCTCACTGCAGGAACAACTACAACACGCCAAAACCAAAGAGATCCAGTATCAGGCCTTAGCGAAAGAGACAGAAGACCTGAAAAACAAGTATTGTGTGGTGTCTCAGAGATGCGAAGAACTCGAGAAACAGAAGACACAG GTTCAGATTCAGTCTGGTGAGATGTCTGTGGTTCAGGAACAGCTGAAGGAT GCTCTGGAGAAGAATCAAAGCTGGTTGGTTTATGATCAGCAGAGAGAGGCGTATGTTCAGGGTCTTCTGGTCAGGATCACACAGCTGGAGACGCAGTTAAATGATGCAAATCAAGCTCTTCAACAACACAAAGAAGCTGATTCAAATG GAGAGTCCGGTCAGATGCTGGAGGCCGAACAGACTCGTGCTGGACGCATTCAGGCAGAACTTGACGATGTGAGGAAGAGGTATGAGGAGAAGAGCAAGGAGGTGACCGAGATCCGGGAGCAGCTGCAGGAGGAGAGGAGGAGCAGTCGAGAGGAGAGAAAGAGTTCAGCTGAACGAGTTAATCGCCTTCACTGTGAGCTGAAGACAAACAATGACAGACTAGAGGAGGAGAGAAAGAGGGTCTCTGAACTCCTACAGCAG GTGAACGTGCTGCAGACATCACTGATGAAACAGCAGGAGGAGCAGAAGAGACTCACTCTTCTTGAACAACAG GTCAAGCTGTCAGCCAAAGAGTCTGAAAATGAAAAACTGGACCGTCAAACTTTGCAACATCAACTTCACAAAGTCTTGAAGGAGCTTCGCAAGGCCAGAGATCAGATTGCACGACTGGAGTCCTCA AAACAGCGAGATTCTCGATTCTCTGAACCCAGCTCTTATAACAGGATGGATTTTGAGAGATTGACGATTGAAGATCGGACCACATCTCCATCTAAAGGCCATAATCTATTAGATGAGAGTATTCTGGAGTGTCCAAACTGTGGTGCTTCATATCCCACCAGTCAGCACAGAGAGCTTCTCGCTCACATCGACTATTGCTTTAACTAA